A window of Candidatus Methylomirabilota bacterium contains these coding sequences:
- a CDS encoding carbonic anhydrase, with product MSRIVDEVLAANRAYAAGFGDKRTLPMPPGRRFAILTCMDARLDPAKYAGLSEGDAHVIRNAGGRASDDAIRSLVISHKLLGTREWFVIHHTDCGMETFTDEIMRGLLAKSLETATIDADGWHDTGQGPGSTEGAFIDWLTIADQVASVCADVRRIRTHPLVPRTIPIYGYIYDVRTGRLIEVPEAIRIGM from the coding sequence ATGAGCAGAATTGTGGATGAGGTGCTCGCTGCGAACAGGGCCTATGCTGCCGGTTTTGGGGATAAGCGTACGCTTCCTATGCCGCCGGGTCGACGGTTCGCCATCCTGACCTGTATGGATGCGCGGCTTGATCCGGCCAAGTATGCCGGGCTGTCTGAGGGTGATGCCCACGTCATCCGCAATGCCGGCGGTCGCGCCAGCGACGACGCGATCCGATCGCTGGTGATTTCCCACAAGCTGCTGGGGACTCGAGAATGGTTTGTGATCCACCATACGGATTGCGGGATGGAGACCTTTACCGACGAGATCATGCGCGGGCTGCTGGCCAAGAGTCTCGAGACGGCGACCATCGATGCCGATGGTTGGCACGATACGGGTCAGGGTCCCGGGTCGACGGAGGGCGCATTTATCGACTGGTTGACTATTGCCGATCAGGTTGCGAGTGTCTGTGCCGATGTGCGCCGCATCAGGACGCATCCGCTGGTCCCGCGCACGATTCCCATCTATGGCTACATCTACGATGTGAGGACCGGTCGGCTCATCGAGGTTCCCGAAGCCATACGAATTGGGATGTAG
- a CDS encoding nicotinamidase has translation MSPQGAQQLTLSPGDALIVVDVQNDFLPGGSLAVPHGEEVIPALNRYLDAFVRCGLPVVATQDWHPPDHCSFRVYGGPWPLHCVAGSDGAAHAPALELPADAVIIRKGTQSKQDAYSGFDGTDLDLYLRSQKIRRLFVGGLATDYCVRYTVEDGLNAGYVMVLLRDAVRAVDVRPGDGERAEMEMIRRGAVPIRWEMLAV, from the coding sequence ATGTCGCCGCAGGGAGCGCAACAACTCACCTTAAGCCCGGGAGACGCCCTGATTGTCGTCGACGTCCAGAACGACTTCCTGCCTGGGGGCAGCCTGGCAGTCCCGCATGGCGAGGAAGTGATCCCGGCGCTGAATCGCTACCTGGATGCCTTTGTGCGCTGCGGGTTGCCGGTCGTCGCGACGCAAGACTGGCACCCGCCCGATCACTGTTCCTTTCGAGTATACGGCGGACCGTGGCCGCTTCACTGTGTGGCGGGATCGGACGGCGCGGCGCATGCCCCGGCCCTCGAACTTCCCGCTGATGCCGTCATCATTCGTAAGGGTACGCAGTCCAAGCAGGACGCCTATTCGGGATTCGACGGAACCGATCTTGATCTGTATCTGCGCTCCCAAAAGATTCGACGACTCTTCGTAGGCGGCCTGGCTACCGACTATTGCGTCCGCTATACGGTGGAGGATGGCCTGAATGCCGGATATGTGATGGTCCTCTTGCGGGATGCTGTTCGAGCCGTCGATGTGCGTCCCGGCGACGGAGAGCGGGCAGAGATGGAGATGATTCGACGGGGAGCGGTGCCGATCCGATGGGAAATGCTGGCCGTATGA
- a CDS encoding nicotinate phosphoribosyltransferase — MNPPSSLLLTDLYQLTMLQGYIEHGMEEQATFEFFVRKLPPARNFLLAAGLEQALGFLEDLRFTPEELEWLSGCGLFRPILVDYLETLHFTGDVYAMPEGTVFFPDEPTVRVTAPLPQAQLVETRLINLLHFQTMIASKAVRSVLVAPGKLLVDFGLRRTHGAEAGLLAARASYLAGFSGTSVVQAAPLFGIPIYGTMAHSFIQAHEDETAAFERFADANPDNVVLLIDTYDTEAGAAKVVSLAPRLRRKGIAVKGVRLDSGDLADHARKVRRILDEGGLGDTTIFASGNLDESIVRQLVAAQAPIDGFGIGTRMDTSADAPYLDCAYKLEEYNGRPRRKRSEGKATWPGRKQVYRRYDAGGCMRSDVLTLEDDPRDGEPLIRPVMRAGKRLHAAVPLAATREYAQNQLTRLPYALHALEKGPEYPVQVAPVLRDLAKALDEHRL, encoded by the coding sequence ATGAATCCGCCATCGAGCCTGCTGTTGACCGACCTCTATCAGCTTACCATGTTGCAAGGCTATATTGAGCATGGGATGGAGGAGCAGGCAACCTTCGAGTTTTTTGTGCGCAAGCTGCCGCCCGCACGTAATTTTCTCTTGGCGGCCGGCCTGGAACAGGCGTTGGGCTTCCTCGAAGATCTACGATTCACGCCCGAGGAGTTGGAGTGGCTGAGCGGTTGCGGACTGTTTCGACCGATCCTCGTGGACTACCTGGAAACACTACATTTCACAGGGGACGTCTATGCGATGCCGGAAGGGACGGTCTTTTTCCCTGACGAGCCGACTGTGCGGGTCACCGCCCCGCTGCCGCAGGCACAACTCGTCGAGACGCGTCTGATTAACCTGTTACACTTTCAAACCATGATCGCCTCAAAGGCGGTGCGTTCAGTGCTTGTCGCCCCCGGCAAGCTACTGGTCGATTTCGGTCTGCGCCGCACCCATGGGGCGGAGGCCGGGTTACTTGCCGCGCGCGCGAGCTACCTGGCGGGATTCTCCGGGACGTCCGTGGTGCAGGCGGCGCCGCTCTTCGGGATACCGATCTACGGGACGATGGCGCACTCCTTTATTCAGGCCCATGAGGATGAGACGGCCGCTTTTGAGCGTTTTGCAGATGCCAACCCGGACAACGTCGTCCTGCTCATCGATACCTACGACACTGAGGCCGGTGCGGCGAAGGTCGTCTCGCTGGCGCCCAGGCTGCGCCGGAAAGGGATCGCCGTCAAAGGGGTGCGTCTGGACAGCGGTGATCTGGCGGACCACGCGAGGAAGGTACGACGGATTCTGGATGAGGGTGGGTTAGGCGATACGACGATCTTCGCCAGCGGAAATCTGGACGAGTCGATCGTCAGGCAATTGGTCGCAGCGCAGGCCCCGATTGACGGTTTCGGCATCGGGACGCGCATGGATACCTCCGCCGATGCCCCCTACCTGGATTGTGCCTATAAGCTGGAGGAGTACAACGGCAGGCCGCGTCGCAAGCGTTCTGAGGGTAAGGCGACATGGCCGGGCCGTAAGCAGGTGTATCGTCGGTATGACGCCGGGGGGTGTATGCGCTCCGACGTCCTGACCCTGGAAGACGATCCACGGGATGGTGAGCCGCTGATCCGGCCGGTGATGCGCGCCGGGAAGCGACTTCATGCGGCTGTCCCCCTCGCGGCGACGCGTGAGTACGCGCAGAACCAGCTCACGCGCCTGCCGTACGCGCTTCATGCACTGGAAAAGGGACCGGAGTATCCTGTTCAGGTGGCCCCCGTGTTGCGTGATCTGGCCAAGGCCCTGGACGAACACCGGCTCTGA